A single window of Triplophysa rosa linkage group LG2, Trosa_1v2, whole genome shotgun sequence DNA harbors:
- the rnf167 gene encoding E3 ubiquitin-protein ligase RNF167: MVYVGTGLGVLGLLVLCCTLAPSPGHAYIYAHYSNMTSMLFEDLPALFGSSLPKDGLTGILVEARPQNACTPIDPAPVSPTPSDPNSTTKYIVLIRRYDCNFDIKVLHAQQAGFSAAIVHNMYSDSLLSMGYSNDTIANEIDIPSVFTSFYASQILRTFIIPEKGAFVILKPEFSFPLSYYLIPFTGVVGIIILVMVIILVVRCVQHRKRLQKNRLSKEQLKKIPTHKFVKGDKYDVCAICLDEYEEGDKLRVLPCSHAYHCRCVDPWLTKTKKTCPVCKQRVTRSNLENSESSDSDEEAGPREANEEEEGTSDADSERTPLLRPSNPASPSSSSPPPTYSSTVTTTVATVTTSAQCMQCDVPLLGCEEYYSPVEDTDEGDEDEEGQASDNDTTELIGRGAVGV, from the exons ATGGTGTATGTGGGGACTGGACTGGGCGTATTGGGCCTTTTGGTCTTATGCTGCACTCTGGCTCCCTCTCCTGGACATGCTTACATCTACGCT CATTATAGTAACATGACCTCCATGCTGTTTGAAGATCTTCCTGCTCTCTTTGGCTCTTCTCTGCCAAAAGATGGACTAACG ggTATCCTTGTTGAAGCTCGTCCTCAGAACGCATGCACGCCGATAGATCCCGCACCTGTGTCACCCACACCATCAGATCCCAACAGCACTACCAAATACATCGTCCTCATTCGCCGCTATGACTGTAACTTTGATATCAAG GTGCTACATGCTCAGCAGGCCGGTTTCAGTGCAGCTATAGTACACAACATGTACTCAGATTCACTCCTCAGTATGGGCTACAGCAACG acACCATTGCTAATGAGATCGACATTCCCTCTGTGTTCACAAGTTTCTACGCCTCTCAAATACTGCGCACCTTCATCATACCAGAGAAAGG GGCTTTTGTGATTCTCAAACCAGAGTTCTCCTTCCCTCTCTCATATTATCTCATCCCCTTCACTGGAGTGGTGGGCATAATCATCCTCGTCATGGTCATCATACTG gtcgtcaggtGCGTTCAGCACAGGAAGAGACTCCAGAAAAACAGACTATCCAAAGAACAGCTGAAAAAGATTCCCACGCACAAGTTTGTCAAAG gcgATAAGTATGACGTCTGTGCCATTTGCCTGGATGAATATGAAGAAGGAGATAAATTGAGAGTTCTGCCATGTTCGCACG CCTACCACTGCAGGTGTGTGGACCCCTGGCTCACCAAAACCAAGAAAACCTGTCCCGTGTGTAAGCAGAGGGTTACCCGTTCCAACCTGGAAAACTCAGAATCTTCCGATTCCGACGAAGAGGCGGGGCCACGTGAAGCCAATGAGGAAGAGGAAGGAACAAGCGATGCGGACTCCGAGCGCACCCCTCTGCTTCGTCCCTCCAACCCTGCGTCCCCCTCATCCTCCAGCCCGCCTCCCACTTACTCCTCCACGGTAACGACAACCGTCGCCACGGTGACAACCTCAGCTCAGTGCATGCAGTGCGACGTCCCCCTCCTGGGCTGCGAGGAATACTACTCACCTGTAGAGGACACAGACGAAggtgatgaggatgaggagggtCAGGCCTCAGATAATGACACCACAGAGCTGATTGGAAGAGGCGCTGTAGGAGTCTGA